In the Chroogloeocystis siderophila 5.2 s.c.1 genome, GAACTGATTCAGGGTCGATTAGTAAAGGATTTTCCTACACTAGAAATGGAGCAAGTACAGGTAATTTTGCTGCAATCGAGCGATCGCCTACTTGCGGATCTGCCACTACGCTTATCAGACTACACCTATAAACAGCTACAGCGTATTGGCGTGAAAGTTTATCTTCAAGCAAGAGTCAGTAAAGTGACGCCAAATGCCGTTTATCTGGAAAATGGTGCCGTCATTTTCTCCAAGACGATCGTTTGGACTGCTGGCGTACAAGCCTCGCCACCCGCACCAACAGCTGAACTCTTTCCAGCGGCTAAAGGACAAGTTGCGGTTTTACCAACATTACAATTACCAAATCATTCACAAGTCTATGTTGTCGGCGATTCAGCTTATGTTGAACAAGACGGCGAACCCCTCCCATTAGTCGCCCCTGTTGCTTTACAACAAGGTACCCTAGCCGCACAAAACATTTTGCGTCAAATTAAAGGTAAGGAACCAAAACCGTTTCGTTATGTAGATAAAGGTAGGGCGGCGATTATCAAACGCAATGCGGGTGTTGCCCAAACTGGTAACTTTACTTTTACCGGCTTTCCAGCATGGTTATTGTGGTTGGCTGTTCATTTGTATTATTTGCCTGGTGGGCGCAATCGCTTGATTGTCTTTTTAGATTGGCTGCGCGATTATTTCTTTGGCGATCGCGCGATTCGGCTGATTTTTCCTCGAAGTAGTCGGCTAGTACGTGAAGACGATATGTCAAATTCTCCTAAAGACTGGCACAATCAAGAGCATTAAACTATTCTGGTACTACTTTAGGTAAATTTTTATGGACTTTATTCCTTTAGCTGCTCGCGTTTTTCTCTCAGTTATCTTTTTACGCTCTGGCATCAATAAAATTTTTGGCTTTGCTGGTACGCAAGGATTTATGGCTAGTGCGGGAATTCCTGAAGGGCTAACCGGATTTTTGTTAGTAGGTTCGATTGTTTTAGAATTGCTGGGCGCTTTATCGGTCATTTTAGGTTACAAGGCGCGTTGGGGTGCGATCGCGCTGATTGTCTTTCTCGTTCCCACAACGCTGATTTTTCACACTAATTTTGCTGAGGATATGCAGATCAATCAGTTCCTCAAAAATTTAGGACTGATCGGCGGCTTATTAATGGTAGTTTACTTTGGTTCTGGTCCTCTCAGTGTAGATGGACGTAAAGATTTAACTTAGTTCAACACAAAAGTAATTGGCATTTAGCTAAGAGCTAACAGCTAGTAGCTAGTAGCTCTAGTTAAGCTACAGTAACCAAGTATTGCGCGCGAAGTCAACCGACTGCCCTTCAGAATCAACTTGCTCCTGTTGCGGAAATACGACTGTTTGCCGTGCTGATTTATATTTAGGCTGTGGCTGTGATTCGGGTTCTTTTTTCTGTAGCGGTGCAGGTTCTTTTTTCAAAGAATTCACTTGCTCAATTAATTTTGAATTAGCTTCTGCAAGTTGTAAGATCGTTGATTTCGCTTGTTCGAGTTCAGCATTTACAACGTCAAAATCTGCGACATCTTGACGAAGTTGCTTGACTAAGGCTTTTTCATCTTCTAGCTCGACGAGCAGTTCTGCAATCCGATGTTCTAGCGATTTTTCTTTCTCTTGTGCTTGCTTTAAAGCTGCGCGTAATTCAGTCACAATGCCTTCTGAATCTGATGTTGTTTGACTTTGTCGAGTCCGATTTGTACTACGCGCTCTTGCCGTCGTTCTTGTTGATTTTACCACTTCTGTATTTTCCTCGTTGCTTGACTCCTCATTATTTGTAGCATCTGCCTCAGATGAACTTTGCTCAGGTGTTAACTTTTCTCCCTCTTCGTTCAATAAATCTGCAATGCGTTTTCTAACCATTATTGCCTCCAATCGCGTTGTATTTCTGCTGCTACTCGGCGGTAATCTGCTGCTGCTTCGCGAGCGTTTTTCCCTTTTAGTTGAGTGATTGGTAATCCTTCGAGTGCGGCTCTTTCGTGAGCTTTGTAAATTCGGATAAATGTTTTACAAACAGGAATACCTAATTTTATAAGTGTATTTTGTGCTTCTAAAGCTTCTCCTGTACTTCTAACATCAACTTTGGTTAACAATACGCGATGGGGAATTCCTGCGGGTTTGACGGTTGCTTTGACGACTTCAATCAAGGCTGATAAATCCATTGGCGCGCAAGGTGTTGGTAAAACCATATAATCCGCGATCGCAATTACCGCTTTCAACGCGTCTGAACGTAGGGCTGGCGCTGTATCTACTATAACGAAATCGTACCCCTCAACTTTTCGCAATCGCCCCAATAGTTTGGGATCTGTTTCTTGTGCAACATCAAAGGGCATCTTACCGCGTGTCGCCCACCAAGAACAACTCCCTTGGCTATCTGCATCTACTGTTAAAACTTCGTATCGCTCAGAAAAGATCGCGGATAATCCCATTGCCGTCGTCGTTTTTCCTACTCCACCTTTTCCATTCGATACAACAATAATCTTCGGGGGCATGACCTTAATAATATAGGGGTTAAGGATAAAATTTTGTTGAGATTAGCGTGTTGAGTTCTGATATTTGCAAAACTATTTAGTTATCAAATTCATAATTTTTGCTGATTTTCATAGCTTCTCAGTGCGATCGCCACTTTCCTATACCACAATACATCAATTTTTTACTCTACAGGTCATTGTCACATTTACCAAGACAAAACTGAGGGTACGATCACCAATACTCTTATAATTTCTGCGTAAGAAGAATTTGCGGCAATTTGTCAACATTTACGTCATAAAAAGTTAGCTTTGAATATCAAAGAATTATGTTCTTTATTTCTGCTCGTATTGAGTCAACTAGAATGATGCAAAGCGCTATTATTGTCTTGCGCAAGGATTTCGAGAAACTTCGTACACCCCCGCAAAGAATCAAACAAATGCAAGCCATATTCTTGCGAGATATCTTCGCAAACTTTGATGCCACGAATACTATTACCGTTAGTATCTAGTAATGGTGAAAATACACCGATGCCTATTTGGTTGGGCACAATAACAATAATTCCTCCACTAACGCCACTTTTTGCAGGTAGACCAACTTTATACACCCATTCACCCGCAAAATTGTACATCCCACAGGTATACATCACGCTCAGGATATCTCTGACATAGCGTGCATCGACGGCGCGTTCCCCAGTTATCGGATTTATACCATTATTTGCAAGCGTTGCTGCCATAACTGCTAAGTCATGACAATTGACCATAATCGAACACTGCTGAAAATAAAGATCGAGGGCTTCCTCGATGCGTTCGTCAATCATGCCAAAATTAAGCATTAAATGTGCCATCCCTCGGTTGCGGTGTCCAGTGGTACGTTCTGACATGAAAACTGAGATATCCACAAAGATTTCACGACCGATGTAGCGCTGAAACATATCAAGCATTCGGTTGAGGCGTTCAGTTGGTCCTGAACCCTTAATCAGACTTGTTGTCGCGATCGCACCAGCATTAACCATTGGGTTGTAAGGACGTTTTGAGCGTTCGTCGAGAATAATCGAATTAAACGCTTCTCCGGTGGGTTCTACACCGACCTTGGTTAAAACGTAATCGCGTCCGTGTTCTTCTAACGCCATTCCGTAGACAAAAACTTTGGAGATCGATTGAATCGTAAATAACTGATTGTAGTCTCCAACTTGATAAACTTGACCATCGACGGCGATCACGCAAATGCTAAATAAATCAGGGTCTACTTTCGCAAGTTCGGGGATATAGCTTGCGACTGCACCCTCGCGGAGGTGTTTGTATTTAAGGTACAAGCCTTCTAGGTATTCTTGAAAAGCGTGTGAGTGAGAGAAAGAGCGATCGCATTGTATCTCGTCTACCATAAATAAAATAATAGTAGAGGTCAGGGGTCAGCGTTACAAGGTGGGTTAGAACAATAGTTTTAAGACTTTATAATGTCATAATCATCTTGAGCATTGCTATAAATAAAAAAAGTCCATCTTGTGGACTTATGATGAACTTATATTTTGAAAAACCTGCTTTTGTTTAGCTAGCTAATTGTTTGCGTAATATCTGTATCTACGAGTAGCGTTGCTGCACCAGAAGTGTAACGATTGTACAGATTATTATCTAATGGAGTTGTGCCACCACTAATCCAGCCTTACAGTGTGGAAGTGATGCGATCGCCTACATTTCCTTTTTTAGTAAGATGAACTCTGAACAGGAGCATAACCAGGAGCGCCGACAATAATATCGTCAAACCCATTGCCGTTGACATCCCATGCACTACTTACGGAAAAGCCTGATCCGTCGTTAGAGTCGATACCCTTGAGCACAAATCCATTACTACCATTAAGGTCAGATACACTGAAGTCGTCATCCGTAAACCTGAGATAGGTGCCAGTTAAACTTAATGCTTGTGTAGAACCCTGGATAATTGGTACAAGTTCATCAGCTTCGCCTCCTTTGTTTCGGAAGACTGCTGTTCCTGCGGGGATTCCACCTGTTGAAGCTGTTAAAAAGTAGTCTGAACGTTTGCCGCTAAGTCGAATGAGATCCTTGTCAGGATTAAAGAAAGACTGTTGTCGTAGTTCCTGATACAAATAAGTCTCTACCACTACCACCTGTGAGTCTATCCTTCTCGCCTTTACCGCCATCGCTACCAATCAATGTATCATCGCCTTTATCACCACGGCGTTGCTGAAAGGATAATGAATTAAGCTGGCAGAGGAACCGTCCAATACCTCAAATAGTGCAGTAATAAGCGGAGTGAACACAACACGAGTCATATAAATTTTGCTCACAATCTGATCTCCAGGTTCGATGAACATCGGGTACACCTTCCACCCATCGGTGACGTAAAAGAAACAGTGCCAGCATTTGACAATGAGCCACAACCGCTTGAAGGTTGCTGCACTACGGTCGCCGATTACCCACGCCAAAATTCCAGCTTGCAAGGGAATTGACGGCTGTCCAAATCCAGAGTGGCGTTGCGCTTGCTGCCGACAAAGGTTTGCACTTCATCTAGAGCGGTTATCTCTGGGATTTCTTCAGACTTTGGAGCATCTTTCATTTGATGTCCAGCCTCTCGAATCCAATGCATGACAGTGGTATGGTGAATCTCCGTGACTCGTTCGATGCCACGCAGTCCCATCCCTGCAACAAAGTATCCATCCAAAGTTGCCGCCGCAGTTGATTATTTGCGATCGCTCAACTCTAATGATTAAGCCTTTGTATACCATGGGCGATACTGGATTTGAACCAGTGACTTCTTCCGTGTGAAGGAAGCACACTACCACTGTGTTAATCGCCCAGGAAAATCTTAAGGTAACACACAAACGAGTTCATTCACAAACGCGTAACAAGAGTAAACTGTTGGTCTAACATGCAGGAGCTCCAGTTGCTAATCTCCCTGCGGATACTCATCCCATAAAGTCGTGATTTCGCGAAGACTTTGATGATTGCCATCACCTAAAATCAGATGGTCGAGTAAGGGAACGTCTAAAAACTGCGCACCCGCTAAAAGTTGTCGCGTTAATTCGATATCTTGCGGACTCGGCTCTAGATTACCAGAAGGATGATTGTGAGCAACAATAACTCTTGTTGCACCTTGGCGAATCACTTCACGAAAAATTTCGCGGGGAGAAGCTAACGTTTCGGTTGCTGTACCAATTGTAATCACCTGCGTGCCAATCAGGCGATTTTTAACATCTAAAAGCAACACCGCAAATCGCTCTTGCGCCTGCCACATTAAGTCTTGGCTTAACGATGCAGCGGCGGCAGATGGGCTATCAATGACTGTACGCTCTAGCGGACGCGATTGAAACGCTCGTTTACCAAGTTCAACCGCGGCAATAATTGTCGCTGCCTTAGCTGCTTTAATACCGTGAATTTGCATCAGTTCTTGAGGTGTAATCTCTCGAAGAACAGCTAAAGGATCGCGCTGATTTTTGCCTAGTTCTTGTAAGATAAACTGCCCTAAACCTACCGCTGAAAGTTTTCCCTGTCCTTGACCTGTGCCTAGTAGAATTGCAATTAATTCGGCGGTGGCAAGATTTTTCGCACCATGCGTTAACAATCGTTCGCGAGGTCTTTCAGTCGTGGGTAAATCTGCAATCCTTAAACAGTAGGTCATGACAATTGGGCAATACTCAGTACTTACAGTGAGACTACCTTTAGTTATGCCCTTTTTTGTCTAAAAAGTTACATTCAAATTAAAAATACTTCATTAAATAAGGGTGAATAGAAGAGTAAAGAACTCTCTTGCAATGAACCTTGTTGCTCAAATAGTTATTGACTGGTATACTTGTGTCGCTTTTAACATATGATAAGTAATTAGCAGTTGCGTCATTGCCAGCGGATAACTTTGAATTGTCTCTCCAGTAGTACCAGCAACTTTACCGAGTTCAGGGTTACTTTCACGACTGCAAAAGTGTGATAGATGTGGCGGCATATCGTTACAGATAATCTTTTCTAGTTCATCTACTTGTTCAGATGTTGCATGACCATCAACTTCTAAGACATCTACTGGCTTATTCATATCGCGATCCAAATCTAAACGAATTGCCGGATGCGGATGGCTGCTGATAATATCCAAAATTTGGGTAAAATCTGGATGTGGAATAGTTGGACGCAGGACTAAGCGAACATTTAAGTGACCGTTACCTTGGTCGGAACCATCGCTTGGAGGATAAAAACTGACAACGACATCTGCCCACTGGCGCTGAGGACGAATGAATTGTTCAGAATCAGGTTCGCGCTTTTCGAGTTCTGCTTTGACTTGTTCTGCTGTATATCCACGTTTTTGCGTATCGCGTTTAATCTTCCACTGCGCGCGTAGTGATTCGGGAGGCGCGAGGTAAACTTTGACATCAAATGAGTCTCTCGCACCACGCGTCGAATAGCCGAGAAGTCCTTCTACGATGACAAACTTACTGGGCTTAATGTATTGTGGTGGCTCAAAAGTCCCTGTTTTATGGCTATAAATTGGTTTGAGAATTGGTTGTCCTGTGCGCAGTAATGATAGGTGCTGCTGCATAATATCAAGATAGTTGCAGTCAGGATGTAGCGCTGTAATTCCAATCTCAGCGCGTTGACGGCGATCATAGCGATGATAGTCGTCTGTACAGATAACCGTAACATTCTCTGGACCAAGTACCTGAGCAATTCCCTTTGTTAAAGTAGTTTTACCAGCAGCACTGTCTCCAACAATGCCAAGCATAATCGGGCGATGACTCATGATTCCTCCAGGGCAAGCGCGCAGATACGGCTAGATGCGAAATTTTTATCATTCTAATGCAGTAATCGAGCGTAACTCAATACTACGACACTTACTTAATACGGGCTTTTACATATAAAGGTTGAACTTATTAATAATGACTGCATTTTTGTACTTAATTGTTTAAATATATAACAGACACATCTACGTCACCAGCCTTTAAGACTTGTTTGACAAGGTTCTTGAGCAATTGACCCTGATATTTTCGGTTGGACTATGGGGAGATTGTCTTTTATATAGCGC is a window encoding:
- a CDS encoding NAD(P)/FAD-dependent oxidoreductase, with the translated sequence MPRRPRVVVVGSGFGGLRATQSLARADINVLLIDRNNYHTFIPLLYQVAVAELQPEQIAYPVRSLLRRLAFANFLMAEVTHIDFANQVVITDGLTIPYDFLILSTGSESQFLGIPGADKYALPMKTLQEAVYIRNHILSCFEQAVRELDPAQRRLLLTFVIVGGGPTGVELAGALVELIQGRLVKDFPTLEMEQVQVILLQSSDRLLADLPLRLSDYTYKQLQRIGVKVYLQARVSKVTPNAVYLENGAVIFSKTIVWTAGVQASPPAPTAELFPAAKGQVAVLPTLQLPNHSQVYVVGDSAYVEQDGEPLPLVAPVALQQGTLAAQNILRQIKGKEPKPFRYVDKGRAAIIKRNAGVAQTGNFTFTGFPAWLLWLAVHLYYLPGGRNRLIVFLDWLRDYFFGDRAIRLIFPRSSRLVREDDMSNSPKDWHNQEH
- a CDS encoding DoxX family protein encodes the protein MDFIPLAARVFLSVIFLRSGINKIFGFAGTQGFMASAGIPEGLTGFLLVGSIVLELLGALSVILGYKARWGAIALIVFLVPTTLIFHTNFAEDMQINQFLKNLGLIGGLLMVVYFGSGPLSVDGRKDLT
- a CDS encoding ParA family protein produces the protein MPPKIIVVSNGKGGVGKTTTAMGLSAIFSERYEVLTVDADSQGSCSWWATRGKMPFDVAQETDPKLLGRLRKVEGYDFVIVDTAPALRSDALKAVIAIADYMVLPTPCAPMDLSALIEVVKATVKPAGIPHRVLLTKVDVRSTGEALEAQNTLIKLGIPVCKTFIRIYKAHERAALEGLPITQLKGKNAREAAADYRRVAAEIQRDWRQ
- the glsA gene encoding glutaminase A; amino-acid sequence: MVDEIQCDRSFSHSHAFQEYLEGLYLKYKHLREGAVASYIPELAKVDPDLFSICVIAVDGQVYQVGDYNQLFTIQSISKVFVYGMALEEHGRDYVLTKVGVEPTGEAFNSIILDERSKRPYNPMVNAGAIATTSLIKGSGPTERLNRMLDMFQRYIGREIFVDISVFMSERTTGHRNRGMAHLMLNFGMIDERIEEALDLYFQQCSIMVNCHDLAVMAATLANNGINPITGERAVDARYVRDILSVMYTCGMYNFAGEWVYKVGLPAKSGVSGGIIVIVPNQIGIGVFSPLLDTNGNSIRGIKVCEDISQEYGLHLFDSLRGCTKFLEILAQDNNSALHHSS
- a CDS encoding integrin alpha produces the protein MVETYLYQELRQQSFFNPDKDLIRLSGKRSDYFLTASTGGIPAGTAVFRNKGGEADELVPIIQGSTQALSLTGTYLRFTDDDFSVSDLNGSNGFVLKGIDSNDGSGFSVSSAWDVNGNGFDDIIVGAPGYAPVQSSSY
- the radC gene encoding RadC family protein; this translates as MTYCLRIADLPTTERPRERLLTHGAKNLATAELIAILLGTGQGQGKLSAVGLGQFILQELGKNQRDPLAVLREITPQELMQIHGIKAAKAATIIAAVELGKRAFQSRPLERTVIDSPSAAAASLSQDLMWQAQERFAVLLLDVKNRLIGTQVITIGTATETLASPREIFREVIRQGATRVIVAHNHPSGNLEPSPQDIELTRQLLAGAQFLDVPLLDHLILGDGNHQSLREITTLWDEYPQGD
- a CDS encoding phosphoribulokinase; the encoded protein is MSHRPIMLGIVGDSAAGKTTLTKGIAQVLGPENVTVICTDDYHRYDRRQRAEIGITALHPDCNYLDIMQQHLSLLRTGQPILKPIYSHKTGTFEPPQYIKPSKFVIVEGLLGYSTRGARDSFDVKVYLAPPESLRAQWKIKRDTQKRGYTAEQVKAELEKREPDSEQFIRPQRQWADVVVSFYPPSDGSDQGNGHLNVRLVLRPTIPHPDFTQILDIISSHPHPAIRLDLDRDMNKPVDVLEVDGHATSEQVDELEKIICNDMPPHLSHFCSRESNPELGKVAGTTGETIQSYPLAMTQLLITYHMLKATQVYQSITI